A genomic region of Caldicellulosiruptor acetigenus contains the following coding sequences:
- the mfd gene encoding transcription-repair coupling factor, translating into MLKVLERLDGFKTLEEIVAKKSLPVVVTGVGEMGKALVVKSLCEKFNKKALFITTQRAKLEWERRFKNLFSSVVSLQERENPYVASFAKSRDSEITRIEQFVKIFEDGFDVLILTAQNLFEKYTDLKFDCILLTEGLDIQLETLIEKLLTFGYERVKTVEKKGQFSQKGGIVDIYPVASTYPVRIEFFGDTIDTIRLFDVETQKSFEKIDSIKIYKAIEWDLQEDFSEGLKHIKDDYKKMKSKLKEESRKNLEETFKEVVEGIRLDVERLYPYYYQQFLSVIDIFSECLIFVDEYNQVYNSLKAFEQEMQEMFSDLLEKGFVLPKMADCYYTVNEILQKFSSTIILQTFASSIKEIELREIISFNFFRELPTYNAQKEVLIDDLKYYMSKDYTINIFTGSRTSLEDLEEALLKENIQFFELDEPEIEKPGVYLIAKSAEKGIEIHDIKWVCLSFFHLEKKKETEAKKRAKSKKDAFYTIEDLKPGDFVVHRTHGIGKFLGFEKITVESTTKEYVKLEYANSSYLYVPTTNLDVIEKYIGTDDVQPKLSKLGSQEWQKQKQKVRKSLEIVAKDLVELYAKRQLHKGFKFSKDTLWQKEFEEKFPYTETEGQLQAIEEIKRDMESEKPMDRILCGDVGYGKTEVAMRAAFKAVMDSKQVAVLVPTTILAQQHYMTFSARMKDFPVTIEVLSRLKNETQQKKIIKGLKEGTIDIVIGTHRLLSSDVKFKDLGLLIIDEEHKFGVEAKEKIKKLKTNVDVLTLTATPIPRTLNMALLGIRDLSVIEDPPEDRYPVQTFVLEYNERIIKEAILREISRGGQVFYLYNRIKDIQEVAAKLQNLVGDSIKVACAHGQMPEEELERVLLDFIEGRYDVLVCTTIIESGVDMPNVNTLIVEDSDRLGLAQLYQLRGRVGRSNRLAYAYFTFRKDKVLSEQAQKRLAAIKEFTELGSGFKIAMRDLEIRGAGSVLGKLQHGHINSVGYDMYIRLLSEEIRRLKGENIQPEIEPQIDVKVSAFISSSYIDDEKERINMYKKISSIESKDDVNDIYDELIDRFGDVPKEVDNLIKVAYLKCLCKKAGIISILQLQECLFKLQFFNSEMLLKAMNKFLQQGLSCSQNKDDCLQLFIENNWLDTLIAILEDLQES; encoded by the coding sequence TTGTTAAAGGTTTTAGAAAGGCTTGATGGCTTTAAAACTCTTGAAGAGATTGTTGCCAAAAAAAGCCTTCCTGTTGTTGTCACAGGCGTTGGTGAGATGGGGAAGGCACTTGTGGTCAAGTCTTTATGTGAAAAATTTAACAAAAAGGCGTTGTTTATAACAACTCAAAGAGCAAAACTTGAGTGGGAAAGAAGGTTTAAAAACCTTTTTAGTAGTGTAGTGAGCCTGCAGGAAAGAGAAAATCCATATGTTGCATCTTTTGCAAAGAGCAGGGATTCTGAAATTACCAGGATAGAGCAGTTTGTAAAGATTTTTGAGGATGGTTTTGATGTTCTCATATTAACTGCCCAGAACCTTTTTGAAAAGTACACAGATTTGAAGTTTGATTGCATTCTTCTCACAGAAGGTCTTGACATTCAGCTTGAAACCCTTATAGAAAAGCTTTTAACATTCGGGTATGAAAGAGTAAAAACTGTGGAAAAGAAAGGACAGTTTTCTCAAAAAGGTGGCATAGTTGATATATATCCTGTGGCAAGCACATATCCTGTGAGGATTGAGTTTTTTGGAGATACCATAGATACAATTAGACTTTTTGATGTTGAAACCCAAAAATCTTTTGAAAAAATAGATAGTATTAAAATTTACAAGGCAATTGAGTGGGATTTGCAAGAAGACTTTTCAGAGGGCTTAAAACATATAAAAGATGACTATAAAAAAATGAAATCTAAGCTGAAAGAAGAGAGCAGAAAGAATTTAGAAGAGACTTTCAAAGAAGTGGTAGAAGGAATTCGGCTGGATGTTGAAAGGCTGTATCCATATTACTATCAGCAATTTTTATCAGTTATTGATATTTTTAGTGAATGCCTTATTTTTGTTGACGAGTATAATCAAGTCTACAACAGCTTGAAAGCTTTTGAACAAGAGATGCAAGAGATGTTTTCAGACCTTTTAGAAAAAGGGTTTGTGCTTCCGAAGATGGCAGACTGTTATTATACTGTCAATGAGATTTTGCAAAAGTTCTCAAGCACCATAATTCTTCAAACATTTGCATCTTCTATTAAAGAGATTGAACTGAGAGAGATTATATCTTTCAACTTCTTTCGAGAACTTCCCACCTACAATGCTCAGAAAGAGGTTTTAATTGATGATTTGAAGTATTATATGTCAAAAGACTATACCATAAACATCTTTACAGGAAGTCGAACATCCCTTGAAGATTTAGAAGAGGCACTTTTAAAAGAAAATATACAGTTTTTTGAGCTTGATGAGCCAGAAATAGAAAAACCAGGAGTATATCTAATAGCCAAGTCTGCCGAAAAGGGCATTGAGATACATGATATCAAATGGGTTTGCCTTTCATTTTTCCATCTTGAAAAGAAAAAGGAAACAGAAGCAAAAAAGAGGGCAAAATCTAAAAAGGATGCTTTTTATACAATTGAGGATTTAAAACCAGGTGATTTTGTCGTTCACAGAACACATGGTATTGGCAAATTCTTGGGATTTGAAAAGATTACAGTTGAGAGTACAACAAAAGAATATGTAAAACTTGAATATGCTAACTCTTCTTATCTATATGTTCCAACCACAAACTTGGATGTGATTGAAAAGTATATTGGAACAGACGATGTACAGCCAAAACTATCTAAGCTTGGGTCACAAGAGTGGCAAAAGCAAAAACAAAAGGTAAGAAAATCTCTTGAGATTGTAGCAAAAGACCTGGTTGAGCTTTATGCAAAAAGACAGCTTCACAAAGGTTTTAAATTTTCAAAAGATACGCTTTGGCAGAAAGAGTTTGAAGAAAAGTTTCCGTATACAGAGACAGAAGGACAGCTTCAGGCAATTGAAGAGATAAAAAGGGATATGGAAAGTGAAAAACCGATGGACAGGATACTTTGCGGCGATGTTGGTTATGGCAAAACTGAGGTTGCAATGAGAGCAGCATTCAAAGCTGTGATGGATTCAAAACAGGTGGCAGTACTTGTTCCCACAACAATTCTTGCACAGCAGCATTACATGACATTTTCTGCACGAATGAAAGATTTTCCAGTAACAATTGAGGTTCTCTCACGTTTAAAAAATGAGACACAACAAAAGAAGATAATAAAAGGTTTAAAAGAAGGTACAATTGACATTGTGATTGGTACGCACAGGCTACTTTCGAGCGATGTTAAGTTCAAAGACCTTGGTCTTTTGATTATTGATGAAGAACACAAGTTTGGCGTGGAAGCAAAAGAGAAGATAAAAAAGCTAAAAACAAATGTTGATGTTCTGACCCTCACCGCAACACCTATACCAAGGACACTTAACATGGCACTTTTAGGAATCAGGGATTTGAGCGTGATTGAAGACCCGCCTGAAGATAGGTATCCTGTACAGACATTTGTGCTTGAGTACAATGAAAGGATAATAAAAGAAGCTATTTTAAGAGAAATTTCAAGAGGAGGTCAGGTATTTTATCTTTACAATAGGATAAAAGATATACAAGAGGTGGCTGCCAAACTTCAAAACCTTGTGGGCGACAGTATAAAAGTTGCATGCGCTCACGGGCAAATGCCCGAAGAAGAGTTGGAGAGAGTGTTACTTGATTTTATTGAAGGCAGGTACGATGTGCTTGTGTGCACAACAATCATAGAGTCTGGGGTTGACATGCCAAACGTCAATACACTTATTGTCGAAGACAGCGACAGACTTGGTCTTGCCCAGCTTTATCAGCTAAGAGGAAGAGTGGGTCGGTCTAACAGGCTGGCATATGCATATTTTACATTTAGAAAAGACAAGGTGCTGTCCGAACAGGCACAGAAGAGACTTGCTGCAATAAAGGAGTTTACAGAACTTGGGTCGGGTTTTAAAATTGCCATGAGGGACCTTGAGATAAGAGGTGCGGGGTCTGTGCTTGGAAAGCTTCAGCACGGTCATATAAACAGTGTTGGGTATGATATGTATATAAGACTTCTTTCGGAAGAGATAAGGAGGCTTAAAGGCGAAAATATACAGCCGGAGATTGAACCTCAGATAGATGTAAAGGTAAGCGCGTTTATTAGCAGCAGTTACATTGACGATGAAAAAGAGAGAATTAATATGTACAAAAAGATTTCGTCAATCGAGTCAAAAGATGATGTAAACGATATTTATGATGAGCTGATAGACAGGTTTGGGGATGTGCCCAAAGAGGTTGACAATTTAATAAAGGTTGCATACTTGAAATGTTTGTGTAAAAAGGCAGGGATAATAAGCATTTTACAGCTTCAAGAATGTCTTTTTAAACTTCAATTTTTTAACAGTGAAATGCTTTTAAAAGCAATGAACAAGTTTTTGCAGCAAGGACTTTCATGTTCGCAAAACAAGGACGACTGCTTACAGCTCTTTATAGAGAATAACTGGCTTGATACCCTGATAGCTATTTTAGAAGATTTACAAGAAAGTTAA
- the glnA gene encoding type I glutamate--ammonia ligase, which translates to MKNYTKEDIIRICKEQDVKFIRLQFVDIFGILKNVAVPVEQLEAVLNNEIMFDGSSIEGFVRIQESDMYLRPDLNTFTIFPWRPSPNKVARLICDVYLPDGTPFPGCPRGVLKKMLKKAEEMGYKFFVGPEIEFFLFLTDENGNPTLQTHDQGGYFDLAPVDLGEDARRDMVLTLEEMGFEIEASHHEVAPGQHEIDFKYDDALYTADNVVTFKLVVKTIAQRHGLHATFMPKPIYGINGSGMHTNMSLARVSDGKNAFLDPNDKLQLSKEAYYFIGGLMKHAREFALVTNPLVNSYKRLVPGYEAPVYIAWSPRNRSPLIRVPAKRGQATRVELRCPDPSANPYLAFAAVLAAGLDGIKNKIEPPEPVEENIFIMSEEERAKRGIGSLPGSLEEAIKEFENSALMRETLGDHIFEKYLEAKKLEWDDYRTKVHQWEIDSYLTKY; encoded by the coding sequence ATGAAGAATTACACCAAGGAAGACATCATTCGCATATGCAAGGAGCAGGATGTAAAATTTATAAGACTCCAGTTTGTGGACATTTTCGGAATTTTAAAGAATGTTGCTGTTCCTGTTGAGCAGCTTGAAGCAGTGTTGAACAATGAGATTATGTTTGATGGTTCGTCAATCGAAGGGTTTGTAAGAATTCAGGAGTCAGACATGTATTTAAGACCAGACCTTAACACATTCACAATCTTCCCATGGAGACCGTCACCAAACAAAGTAGCAAGACTGATTTGTGACGTTTACCTTCCAGATGGAACACCGTTCCCTGGCTGTCCACGTGGTGTGTTAAAGAAGATGCTCAAAAAGGCTGAAGAGATGGGATATAAGTTTTTTGTTGGACCAGAGATAGAATTTTTCTTGTTCCTCACAGACGAAAATGGCAATCCAACTTTGCAGACACATGACCAGGGTGGATATTTTGATTTAGCACCTGTTGATTTGGGCGAGGATGCAAGAAGAGACATGGTATTGACTTTAGAGGAGATGGGATTTGAGATAGAAGCATCTCACCATGAGGTTGCACCTGGTCAGCATGAGATTGACTTTAAATACGACGATGCACTCTATACAGCTGACAATGTTGTGACATTCAAGCTTGTTGTAAAGACAATTGCACAAAGACATGGCCTGCATGCAACATTCATGCCAAAACCAATATATGGAATCAATGGTTCTGGAATGCATACAAATATGTCTCTTGCAAGGGTATCTGATGGCAAGAATGCATTTTTAGACCCAAATGACAAGCTCCAGCTTTCAAAAGAGGCATATTACTTCATTGGTGGTCTTATGAAGCACGCAAGAGAGTTTGCACTTGTTACAAATCCGCTTGTAAACTCATACAAGAGATTAGTGCCAGGGTATGAAGCACCAGTTTACATCGCATGGTCACCAAGGAACAGAAGCCCGCTTATAAGAGTTCCAGCTAAAAGAGGTCAGGCAACAAGAGTTGAGCTAAGATGCCCAGACCCATCAGCAAATCCATACCTTGCATTTGCAGCTGTTTTGGCAGCTGGGCTTGATGGCATTAAGAACAAAATTGAGCCGCCAGAACCAGTTGAAGAAAACATCTTCATAATGAGCGAAGAGGAAAGGGCAAAACGTGGAATTGGAAGCTTGCCAGGAAGCTTAGAAGAGGCAATCAAAGAGTTTGAAAACAGCGCTCTTATGAGAGAGACACTTGGAGACCACATCTTTGAAAAGTACTTAGAAGCAAAGAAGCTTGAATGGGACGATTACAGAACAAAAGTACATCAATGGGAGATTGACTCATATCTTACAAAGTACTAA
- the pth gene encoding aminoacyl-tRNA hydrolase: MDYIIAGLGNPGERYTFTRHNAGFLAIDYLAQFFNTKVDKIKFKGLVGSFEYSGKKVLLLKPMTYMNASGDSIIEAVNFYKIKPEKLIVIYDDIAFDVGVVKMRKKGSDGGHNGVKSIIQRLGTEEFPRIRIGIGVPKYDMVKYVLSEFEDGEKEKIFKAIEKAANGIKILLESDIDRAMNYINGDVVV; encoded by the coding sequence TTGGACTATATCATTGCAGGGCTTGGTAATCCTGGTGAGAGATACACATTTACAAGACACAATGCAGGTTTTTTAGCGATTGACTATTTAGCACAGTTTTTTAACACCAAAGTTGACAAAATAAAGTTCAAAGGTTTGGTTGGCAGCTTTGAATATTCCGGTAAAAAAGTTTTGCTTTTAAAACCAATGACGTATATGAACGCAAGTGGTGATAGTATCATAGAAGCTGTGAACTTTTATAAAATAAAACCTGAAAAGCTCATTGTGATTTACGACGACATAGCATTTGATGTTGGAGTTGTGAAGATGAGAAAAAAAGGGTCTGATGGAGGGCACAATGGCGTAAAATCAATAATACAGCGCCTGGGGACAGAAGAGTTTCCCAGAATCAGAATAGGTATTGGTGTTCCAAAGTATGATATGGTAAAATATGTTTTATCTGAGTTTGAAGACGGTGAAAAAGAAAAGATATTCAAAGCAATTGAAAAAGCAGCAAACGGGATAAAAATCTTGCTTGAAAGTGACATAGACAGAGCAATGAACTATATAAACGGGGATGTGGTGGTGTAG
- a CDS encoding peptidylprolyl isomerase produces MDKRTKIVLFSIAAVVLLIILIAVTPEIVRYVDENRAVAIVNGEKITKKEFAINYRSQINYYGLDKAFLSQKVGDKTYEQQIKENVLDGLIMRQIELQQARKRNITLSSAEKKAIDQQIEQYKSNSQSGTEFKQYLQTIGATENEYKDQVIKSQIVSKLYDEVTKNQKASDAEIESYYNSHKSDFVEVKASHILFKVNDSKEEATKKKKAEEILQMIKDGQNFEKLAQKYSEDETTKQKGGDMGYLRKNIIIQYYGNEFGNAVFSLGIGEISNIVQTNDGFHIIKVTDRKQLLLSDVKDEIKSTIESQKKEEYYQSLLEKWKKEAKIKKFEDVLKSVSI; encoded by the coding sequence ATGGATAAAAGAACTAAAATTGTGCTTTTTTCTATTGCAGCAGTTGTGCTTCTGATAATTCTCATTGCTGTAACACCTGAGATAGTAAGGTATGTAGATGAAAACAGGGCAGTTGCCATAGTAAATGGCGAGAAAATAACAAAAAAGGAGTTTGCCATCAACTATAGGTCTCAGATAAATTACTATGGACTTGACAAAGCATTTTTATCCCAAAAAGTTGGAGACAAGACATATGAGCAGCAGATAAAAGAAAATGTTTTGGATGGTCTTATAATGAGACAGATTGAACTTCAGCAGGCAAGAAAGAGAAACATTACTTTGTCTTCAGCAGAAAAGAAAGCAATAGACCAGCAAATTGAGCAGTACAAATCAAACTCTCAATCGGGTACTGAGTTCAAGCAGTATCTTCAGACAATTGGTGCAACCGAGAATGAATATAAGGACCAGGTTATAAAATCCCAGATTGTTTCAAAGCTGTATGATGAGGTAACTAAAAACCAAAAGGCGTCAGATGCTGAGATAGAAAGCTATTATAATTCACATAAATCAGACTTTGTTGAGGTAAAAGCAAGCCATATTTTGTTTAAGGTAAATGACTCAAAAGAGGAAGCTACAAAAAAGAAGAAGGCTGAAGAGATTTTGCAGATGATAAAAGACGGGCAGAACTTTGAAAAGCTCGCACAAAAGTATTCTGAAGATGAGACAACAAAACAAAAAGGTGGCGATATGGGATATTTGAGGAAAAATATAATTATTCAATATTATGGAAATGAATTTGGTAATGCCGTATTTTCGCTTGGGATTGGAGAGATAAGCAATATTGTTCAAACAAATGATGGGTTTCATATTATAAAGGTGACAGATAGAAAACAGCTTCTGCTCAGCGATGTGAAAGATGAGATAAAATCAACAATTGAGAGCCAGAAGAAAGAAGAGTATTATCAGAGCTTACTTGAGAAGTGGAAAAAGGAAGCAAAGATAAAGAAGTTTGAAGATGTTCTAAAAAGCGTATCGATATAA
- the ftsH gene encoding ATP-dependent zinc metalloprotease FtsH, which translates to MRNLFKTATIYILIALVILLLVDILSGGLSYNQLFSNLSERREVIYSELINDINDGKVTRIVLSYNNVSGQYADGTKFDNVFVPSPDKFLDQIQPAIQAKKIQIVTKEPPQVPWWLSTFLPMLIFAGLMIFVWIFMLQQTQGGGSKIMSFTKSRAKTIQDLKKKVTFADVAGADEEKEELKEVIDFLKNPRKYIELGARIPKGILLVGPPGTGKTLLAKAVAGEAGVPFFSISGSDFVEMFVGVGAARVRDLFDQAKRNAPCVVFIDEIDAVGRHRGAGLGGGHDEREQTLNQLLVEMDGFGTNEGIIVMAATNRPDILDPALLRPGRFDRQIVVNVPDAKAREEILKVHARNKPLGEDVDLSQIAKITAGFTGADLENLLNEAALLAARKGKRQINMEEVQEAVAKVLMGPEKRSRVYTEKEKKLTAYHEAGHAIVRTMIPDSEPVHEVSIIPRGYAGGYTMYLPKEDKFYASKSDMMREIVTLLGGRVAEKLVLEDVSTGAASDIKRATKIARDMVTKYGMSDKLGPMTFGTEQEEVFLGRDLALARNYSEEVAAEIDREIKSIIEEAYKKAEEILKANIDKLHKVANALLEKEKLTGEEFRKLVFEDAQPQPA; encoded by the coding sequence TTGAGGAACCTATTTAAAACTGCAACAATTTATATTCTGATAGCCCTTGTAATTTTGTTACTTGTAGATATTTTAAGTGGAGGGCTTTCGTACAATCAGCTCTTTTCAAATTTGAGCGAAAGAAGAGAGGTAATTTATTCAGAACTCATAAACGATATAAACGATGGCAAGGTGACAAGGATTGTTTTGAGCTATAACAATGTGTCTGGACAGTATGCAGACGGCACCAAGTTTGACAATGTGTTTGTACCGTCTCCAGACAAGTTTTTGGACCAGATACAGCCAGCCATTCAGGCAAAGAAGATTCAAATAGTGACAAAAGAACCGCCGCAAGTACCATGGTGGCTTTCGACCTTTTTGCCAATGCTAATCTTTGCTGGCTTGATGATTTTTGTATGGATATTCATGCTGCAGCAGACCCAAGGTGGCGGCAGCAAGATAATGTCGTTTACAAAATCGCGTGCAAAGACAATTCAGGACCTTAAAAAGAAAGTCACATTTGCAGACGTTGCAGGTGCAGATGAAGAAAAAGAAGAACTCAAAGAGGTTATTGATTTTCTCAAAAATCCAAGAAAGTATATCGAACTTGGTGCGAGAATTCCAAAAGGGATTTTGCTTGTCGGACCGCCTGGAACAGGTAAAACCCTTTTAGCAAAAGCAGTTGCAGGCGAGGCAGGAGTTCCATTTTTCAGCATATCGGGTTCTGACTTTGTTGAGATGTTTGTTGGTGTTGGTGCAGCAAGAGTGAGAGACCTTTTTGACCAAGCAAAGAGAAATGCTCCATGTGTTGTGTTCATAGACGAGATAGACGCAGTTGGCCGTCACAGGGGAGCAGGGCTTGGCGGAGGTCATGACGAAAGAGAACAGACTTTAAACCAACTTCTTGTTGAGATGGACGGGTTTGGAACAAATGAAGGAATAATTGTAATGGCGGCAACAAACAGACCTGACATATTGGACCCTGCACTTTTGCGACCTGGCAGATTTGACAGGCAGATTGTTGTAAATGTTCCAGACGCAAAGGCAAGAGAAGAGATTTTAAAAGTCCATGCACGTAACAAGCCTCTTGGTGAAGATGTTGACTTGTCTCAAATAGCAAAGATAACAGCTGGGTTTACTGGTGCTGACCTTGAAAATCTTTTGAATGAGGCTGCACTTTTAGCAGCAAGAAAGGGCAAAAGACAGATTAACATGGAAGAGGTTCAGGAAGCTGTGGCTAAAGTGTTGATGGGGCCCGAAAAAAGGAGCAGAGTTTACACTGAAAAAGAAAAGAAACTTACAGCATACCATGAAGCAGGTCATGCAATTGTTCGTACCATGATTCCTGATTCTGAACCTGTCCATGAGGTTTCAATTATACCAAGAGGGTATGCCGGCGGGTACACTATGTATCTTCCAAAGGAAGACAAGTTCTATGCATCAAAATCTGATATGATGCGAGAGATTGTGACCCTTCTTGGCGGAAGAGTTGCAGAAAAGCTTGTTTTGGAAGATGTATCAACAGGTGCAGCATCTGATATAAAAAGAGCAACCAAGATTGCAAGGGACATGGTAACAAAATATGGAATGTCTGATAAACTTGGTCCTATGACCTTTGGAACAGAGCAGGAAGAAGTGTTCTTGGGAAGGGACCTTGCACTTGCAAGGAACTACTCAGAAGAGGTTGCTGCTGAGATAGACAGAGAAATAAAGAGCATTATTGAAGAAGCTTATAAAAAGGCTGAAGAGATACTTAAAGCGAACATTGATAAGCTTCACAAGGTGGCAAATGCACTTTTAGAAAAAGAAAAGCTCACGGGCGAAGAGTTTAGAAAACTTGTTTTTGAAGATGCTCAACCTCAGCCGGCTTAA
- the hpt gene encoding hypoxanthine phosphoribosyltransferase → MKDISLKVKEILITEEQIKQKVKELGQKISEDYKDSDDFLMVCILKGGVIFMADLLRQITIPVKIEFMAVSSYGNSTSSSGIVRILKDLDTSIEGKDVLLVEDIVDTGLTLRYITEYLRGRKPRTLKICTMLDKPSRRKVDVEIHYKGFEIPDKFVIGYGLDYAGLYRNLPYIGVLE, encoded by the coding sequence GTGAAAGACATATCGCTCAAAGTAAAAGAGATTTTAATCACTGAGGAGCAGATAAAACAAAAAGTAAAAGAGCTTGGACAAAAAATTTCTGAAGATTATAAAGATAGTGACGATTTTTTAATGGTATGTATTTTAAAAGGTGGGGTAATTTTCATGGCAGACCTCTTAAGACAGATAACAATTCCTGTTAAGATAGAGTTTATGGCAGTGTCAAGTTATGGAAACTCAACATCTTCATCAGGAATTGTAAGAATTCTAAAAGACCTTGACACAAGCATAGAAGGCAAGGATGTTTTGCTTGTTGAGGACATTGTTGACACAGGTCTGACTTTAAGGTATATAACCGAGTATTTGAGAGGAAGAAAACCGAGAACTCTTAAAATTTGTACCATGCTTGACAAACCCAGCAGACGAAAAGTGGATGTGGAGATACATTACAAGGGGTTTGAGATACCAGATAAGTTTGTAATTGGTTATGGGCTTGATTATGCAGGACTTTACAGGAACCTGCCTTATATAGGCGTTTTGGAATAG
- the tilS gene encoding tRNA lysidine(34) synthetase TilS, with translation MDFLEKVKSNIEKYGMLKKGFKVLIGCSGGVDSMVLLDCICRLKDEYSLDITVAHLNHMLRPEADDDEKFVIEMCKRYNIKCITRKVDVAKLKKEKGLSEEEAGRSARYSFFYEVAEELNIDRILLGHNKNDVVETFFLNLFRGSGLEGLASVPPVRDIIARPLINISREEIEEFARVNNIPFVVDKTNFSLKYKRNIVRNEILPLIKEKFGESVLNTIFRTVEIIREESDQIEELAQKSFEECVQKEDIYYVLNIEKTKNLPVFLRRRIIKMILEYFNAPISYDILKEIEELASLSSGKKKVYNELVVERQNDELVFYRKSEESSFCFEISLDKENHVFYKSFKFNVKPTYRIENPKNIYIDAQHITQEKLYLRTRRDGDFIYFKTGKKKLKEWFIDKKIPKRRRSSILLLAKGSEVIVIFDIYSNIVTINHKYKIKPDTNIFLEIQFAKVKGEE, from the coding sequence GTGGATTTTTTGGAGAAGGTAAAGAGTAACATAGAGAAATATGGAATGCTAAAAAAAGGTTTTAAGGTACTAATAGGATGTTCTGGCGGCGTTGACTCAATGGTACTGCTTGATTGCATCTGCAGGCTAAAAGATGAGTACAGCTTAGACATAACAGTTGCGCACCTTAATCATATGCTAAGACCAGAGGCAGATGATGATGAGAAATTTGTAATTGAGATGTGCAAGAGGTATAATATTAAATGTATTACACGAAAAGTTGATGTTGCAAAACTAAAAAAAGAAAAAGGACTTTCTGAAGAGGAAGCAGGAAGAAGCGCAAGATATAGTTTTTTTTATGAAGTAGCAGAAGAGCTGAACATTGACAGAATACTTCTGGGGCACAACAAAAACGATGTGGTTGAAACCTTCTTTTTGAACCTGTTCAGAGGAAGTGGCTTGGAAGGTCTTGCATCTGTGCCGCCTGTGCGTGATATTATTGCAAGACCTCTTATAAATATTTCAAGAGAAGAGATTGAGGAGTTTGCAAGAGTTAACAACATCCCATTTGTTGTCGATAAGACAAACTTCAGTCTTAAATATAAAAGAAACATAGTGAGAAACGAGATTTTACCACTAATAAAAGAAAAATTTGGGGAAAGTGTGTTAAATACCATTTTTCGCACAGTCGAAATAATAAGAGAAGAGAGTGACCAGATAGAAGAGCTTGCTCAAAAGTCTTTTGAGGAATGTGTTCAAAAAGAGGATATTTACTATGTTTTAAATATTGAAAAGACAAAAAATCTTCCAGTCTTTTTGCGAAGAAGAATTATAAAAATGATACTTGAATATTTTAACGCTCCAATTTCGTATGATATCTTAAAAGAGATTGAAGAGCTTGCTTCTCTTTCATCAGGTAAGAAAAAGGTATACAATGAATTAGTTGTTGAAAGACAAAATGACGAGCTGGTATTTTATAGAAAATCGGAAGAGAGTTCTTTTTGTTTTGAAATATCTTTAGACAAAGAAAACCATGTATTTTATAAAAGTTTTAAGTTCAATGTTAAGCCTACTTACAGGATAGAAAACCCAAAGAATATATACATTGATGCACAGCATATTACGCAGGAAAAGCTTTATCTTCGAACGAGAAGAGATGGTGATTTTATCTATTTCAAAACGGGTAAGAAAAAATTAAAAGAATGGTTCATTGACAAAAAAATTCCCAAACGAAGACGAAGTTCCATTTTACTTCTTGCAAAAGGCAGTGAAGTGATTGTAATATTTGATATTTATTCAAATATAGTTACTATAAACCATAAGTATAAAATCAAACCAGATACAAATATTTTCTTAGAAATACAATTTGCAAAAGTGAAAGGAGAAGAGTGA